The Candidatus Woesearchaeota archaeon region AAAACAAAAAAAAAAAGAAAACCACCAAGACAAAAAAAAGAGAGAACACCAACAAATGAACACGAACAAAGCAAACCTTGAAACCATCGTCCTCGAAAAACCTCAACGCTTCACCGGCCTCAACGAAGAAAGCGCCACCGCCTACCTCCTCGGCATCCAACGCGGCGCCAGAGCCCTCAAAAAAGAAATCATTGACCAAGGAGACGAACAACTCAAAACCCTCGCTCGTCAAGCAACAGGCTACCACAACGACAACCTCCCCCCCACCAGCCCCTACCGAACCAGCATCAAACTCGACAACATCACCTTCCCCTACTGCATCAACATAAAAATAACAACGCCCTCGTACAGCGCTGCACTCCAACGCATCTACGGCTTCCTCGAAACAACCATAGAAGACCTGCGAGAAGGCATACGCAAAGACAACGTCCGCAAACTCGACGGAGAACCGTACATCGACACCGCCTACCTCCTCTCCCGATGCATCGGGCACATCTCCCGACAGCAACACCTCGGCCTCGAAATAAAAAGAGACAAAGACTTCCCTTCAGTCACCTCACCAAACCGCCTTCTCATCCCCCTCCACTACCTCACCAACGGCTTCACCATCACCACTCCAGGAGCGGCACGATTCTGGCTCACCGCTGAAGACTTCTACAACGACATCAAAAACAACACACTCCAACGCTTCGAAAAAGCAGTGGAAGAACACGCCGCCCAAGCAGCAAAAGAACCGCTCCCGAACGAAACACTCCGGGGCTGGCTTCAAATCAGCAATTACGCGTTCGCCGTCACGCGCGTCCCGCAACGAGTGCGAAGCATAGGAAAAACCCTCGACCAACTCTTCAAAATCCCAACGCCCCCACCAAAAGAAGAAAACGCAAGGCCCGTCATCATCACACCGCAAAACTACGAAGACCTCCTCAAAGAACGAAGACCCTTCATAGACCAAACCATCACCCGAAGCAAAGACCTCAACGGCAAACTCGGCGAAATCATCGCTATCCACCTCGGCCTCCACCACGACGACACCTGCACCGCAAAACTCCCCTTCATCCCCCACTACGACCCCCGAGAACAAGGAAACAAAATCTACATCGCCCTCCAAACCCTCTACGATCGCCTCCGCTCCCTCGAAGAAAACCTCAAAGGCGCACGAACCCTCGACTACCACTCCGCACACCCCATCGCCTAAAAACCACAACAACCAAGAGAACGCGAGAGAAGAAAAAAAGCAACCTCACCACACAATACCAACATCATCCAAGTTCACCACGGGCTTAGGAAACCTCGAAAAATCATCAAAACCCAGGCGCGGACACGCCGTATTAACAAAAACTTCAACAAAGGGAAAATCTTCCAGCGATTCAGGCACTACCACATCCATCAAAAAAACAAAGAACTCCTTATCAACAAACCGCTCCCGAAGCGACAACGCCGCAGACAAGCGCTGCTGACCCGACTTCGTCGTCACCACTACGCCAACTCTCTTCGCCCCAAAAAAAGCAGCCAAGGCTCCTTTGCGTTGCCTCTTCACCCGCCGAATCCACCCTTCCTCAAACCGACACCACTTACCCGAAACAGGATTGAAACAAAACACAGGAAGCTCGTTCCCAATCACAAGCGCCTGGGGATGAAACTCCCCATCCCCCACATACAAAAACGCATCAGCAGCAACAGCGACCGGCAACGTACTACACCCCAAGAGCTGACCTTCCTCCCACGTGTGCCGCATACGCGTCAAAACCACTTCCTTCCCCGCCTCGCGCAACTGCTCCCCTAACAAACCCCTCACGTGCGCAAGCTGCGCCGTCGTGAACAACGCCACCTTACGCGGCAATGACGAGAGCAAACGCTGAGGAAGAACGACATCGCCCTCAAGCCGGGTCTGAATATGGACAACACGCATAGAACAAGAGCAAACCTACAACATTATATAAACATGTTGCCTCGCGCTTCCCAACTCCGCCGAACCACCAACAACACCCGCCGCTACGCAAAACAAAGACCCTTCCTCCCTATTGCTCCGAACCTTCACCATCGCCACCCATCTCCTTTTTGGCCCGCTCCCTCGCCTCTTCAATGGTGATCTGACCAAAACACGTCTCAAAAAAATCACACTGCCCCGTCGCCCACTTGCACAACGGCCCAACATTCTTTGGATAATCACTCATAGAAATTGACTGCGTATTCACCTGAATAGCCTGACATTCTTTTTTTGCAAACGCAATCAAATCATCATTCACATCAAGGTAGGATTCCTCTCCAAATTTCAAGAAGTGAATCCCCACCTTGTCAGGCCGCCGCCCATTATTTGCTTCCTGATACAACAACGCATAAATCGAAAGCTGCAAGCGGTACTCATCAGAAATCCTGTTTGACTTGCTCGTCTTGTAATCCAAAATCCTCACGCCTGCCTCATCCTCATAAATAGCATCAATATACCCCCTAACAAAAAAAGTCCGCGACTCTAAAAACACTTCAGTCTTCGGAACGAGACGCCGAAACGCAGGAACCAGCCCCGCCTGAGCAACCAAGGGATGCAACCGATTCATAAAACGCGTAAACCATTTTTGCAACATCTCCTTTGACTCCATATAATACTGGTAAAGCTCATCCCTTCCCAAACCAAGCTTATTAAACTCCTCGCGCACCTCATTCCAACGCTGCCTCAACAAATCATGCAAGAGTGTGTTGAGCTCAAACTGATAATTCTGCTCATTCACCCGCTCAATGTCAACCTTGAAAAAATCTTCAAGAGCGTTGTGCACCGCGTTTCCCCGCAAGGTATGCACACTCGGCCGTGATGGCAAATTCTCAATGTAACGGTAATAATACTTCCTCGGGCACTGCTTATACGTGTTAATCGATGAAGGACTCTGCATTCGCGACATACGCCAGAGACGGAACAAACCGCGCTTATAAACCTTACGCACGGTTGAACAGTGAAAAAACCCCCTTCAGAGACACTCGTGACGCCACAACACTCCTGCACACGCCCCGCACACCCTTGCACCAAAAAAAAACCAAAAACCACTTAAAACACCAACAACAAAAACAAGACAAGAAAAAAAATCTTGCTGCAAAGACCGCACAACGAAATGCATTCAACCAACACCCACGTTATCAACAAAAAAGCGTTCGCACACGCCGCCAAAAGAAACCCCCGCAGCCACAAAGGTGACAACGGCACCGTCCTCGTCATAGGCGGCAGCGACACCTACACGGGCGCGCCCATCCTCGCTGCAACAGCCGCCCTTCGAGCTGGCGCCGACAAAGTCATCCTCGCCGCACCCAGAAGCGTCGCAATAGCGGCAAACACGTACACCCCCGACCTCATCACCATCAAACTCCCGGGAAACAAGCTCTCCACAACCCACCTCCCCCTCCTCAAAAAAGCAGCACAGGAAGCAGACATCGTCCTCATCGGAAACGGGGCGGGAAGCAACACGATGTCAGTCATCAAGGCCTTCCTCGCCTGGAGAAAAAAACAACTCGTCATCGACGCGGACGCAATCCAAGCAACCAACCTCGCCACCGTGCACAACACCATCCTCACACCTCACACAAAGGAATTCAACAAACTCCTCGCAGCAAACCGCACAACAAAGGAACAACTCGCCAGCAAACTCGGAACCAACACCATTCTCCTCAAAGGCCACCACGACCTCATCATCACCGCAAAACAGACATGGAAAAATACAAGCGGCACCGCAGCAATGACCGTTGCAGGAACAGGAGACGTCCTTGCAGGCGTTTGCGCAGGACTCTACGCTCAAATAAAAGAAAACACACTTAGCGCGCGTATCGCAGCCTACGCCACAGGCAAGGCAGGAGAGCAACTCGAAAAACACGTTGGAAACGGCCTTCTCGCAAGCGACCTCCTCCTCGCAATCCCAAAAACACTTCGCAAACTCTGCATCTGGACATAACCAGCACGAAGAAGAAAAGAAAACTAAACCATTCTCGAGAAACAAACACAAAAAACCATTCTGCACTGCCTTGACGCCAAACCAGAAGACCAGCTCCCCCAACACGCAAATCCATCACGCCAATATGTGATAAAACGTCTCGAAAATAGGCGTGTCCGTCGTGACAGAAACAAACGAAGCCCCTACGTGCTCGCACGCATCCTTAATCGCAAAAATATGCGTTTCCAACCGGTCCTGATACACTTTCTTCATCCGCTCAGAAATATACGTGCGCAAATGCTGACGAGACTCCACATCCTCCAAGAGCACGTCACCCGACACGGCCAAGTCACGCTCGGCAGGATCAAGCACCTGCACCAGAAAAAGCTCGGACTTCCTGTATCGCTGCAACACTTCCCGAACCTCTTCAATCGGATAAAGAAAATCAGAAATAAACACTATAAGAGAACGAGAGCGAACCATTCGCCGATACGACTCCATCGTCGAACGCAAATCAGACTGACCCACAATCTTCATCCGCGAAAGCACATCCGCCATAGCAACAATCTGGCTCGACCCCCTCGACGCACGCAACGGATCCGCCTTCGTCGAGAACGTACTCAGATTGAACTTCTCATTATTCCGAAGCGCCATGTAAGCGAACCCCAACCCCAGCATCGCCGCATAATCAAACTTCGGAATCGTCTTCCCATACCCCATCGAGCCACTATTATCCACCAAGATGTGCACTGTCAAATTCCGCTCCTCTTCGTACCGGCGAATGAACAACTTGTCCGTCCTTGCAAACACCTTCCAGTCAATGTGCCGAAAATCGTCTCCGGGAACGTATTCTCGGTAATCTTGAAACGTCAAGCCAGACCCGAACGTGCGAGACTCCCTATCTCCCTGATAATCAGCATGCACCTTCTTCTTCAAAATCAACTTAAGCCGGTCCAACTGATGCAAAAACTCAAGGTCAATCGCCATACGCCACCTTCAAAACCCTCTTTCCAAGAGAGGAACGCCACACAACAAGATACACAAGCACGCCCGCCTCCCTACTTGAGCACTTCCTTAATAACGTCATCAGGCGACTTGCCGTCACGCTCTGCCTTGAAATTCAAAATAATCCTGTGCCGAAGTACCGGGTACGCCATGTCCTCAACATCCTTCACGCTCACGTA contains the following coding sequences:
- a CDS encoding PD-(D/E)XK nuclease family protein translates to MSRMQSPSSINTYKQCPRKYYYRYIENLPSRPSVHTLRGNAVHNALEDFFKVDIERVNEQNYQFELNTLLHDLLRQRWNEVREEFNKLGLGRDELYQYYMESKEMLQKWFTRFMNRLHPLVAQAGLVPAFRRLVPKTEVFLESRTFFVRGYIDAIYEDEAGVRILDYKTSKSNRISDEYRLQLSIYALLYQEANNGRRPDKVGIHFLKFGEESYLDVNDDLIAFAKKECQAIQVNTQSISMSDYPKNVGPLCKWATGQCDFFETCFGQITIEEARERAKKEMGGDGEGSEQ
- a CDS encoding DUF58 domain-containing protein; translation: MAIDLEFLHQLDRLKLILKKKVHADYQGDRESRTFGSGLTFQDYREYVPGDDFRHIDWKVFARTDKLFIRRYEEERNLTVHILVDNSGSMGYGKTIPKFDYAAMLGLGFAYMALRNNEKFNLSTFSTKADPLRASRGSSQIVAMADVLSRMKIVGQSDLRSTMESYRRMVRSRSLIVFISDFLYPIEEVREVLQRYRKSELFLVQVLDPAERDLAVSGDVLLEDVESRQHLRTYISERMKKVYQDRLETHIFAIKDACEHVGASFVSVTTDTPIFETFYHILA
- a CDS encoding NAD(P)H-hydrate dehydratase, with the translated sequence MHSTNTHVINKKAFAHAAKRNPRSHKGDNGTVLVIGGSDTYTGAPILAATAALRAGADKVILAAPRSVAIAANTYTPDLITIKLPGNKLSTTHLPLLKKAAQEADIVLIGNGAGSNTMSVIKAFLAWRKKQLVIDADAIQATNLATVHNTILTPHTKEFNKLLAANRTTKEQLASKLGTNTILLKGHHDLIITAKQTWKNTSGTAAMTVAGTGDVLAGVCAGLYAQIKENTLSARIAAYATGKAGEQLEKHVGNGLLASDLLLAIPKTLRKLCIWT